The Podospora pseudopauciseta strain CBS 411.78 chromosome 7 map unlocalized CBS411.78m_7.2, whole genome shotgun sequence genome contains a region encoding:
- a CDS encoding uncharacterized protein (EggNog:ENOG503PEN9) yields MKFFSLVFWAGSFSNAIVFAAGNNSTRSSFIPECILTSHITTKVAGRSPKNGTLETDNRYGKLWKGKYTKDGFLSNLTSGVAPTILCSSIADFASSCSCVSITRVTTTSTIRSSTATLMITRTVSSKILGSSLNNSSRLPVTSKTLAALKLSSSLATSSSQETARPQTRLTGASPNTERTSPTGRFLNTTVSSTSPSKSPVVYVMNTTTLITVTTAEKGSISAGGSLSHINQTGRYLNTTTASAKPSQGFHLPFWRLNITALGFFSRTNTTSLQAHKVALLTGTATGTGLSHLSNTTSSRPLWLNTTKATSTAALTTGTRLFTANTTFTFANTTVRWANTTTTSSIPTPTAIFPTSCGESSAPFSLQISYPSTPFDNWFVHLSARALLFGSRSSQASRFSIEAGGYLCVVGLVDETEEQRPYVAAIGVKEGQRGEIWMVSKEMLDVWGDDYVALGCTQDGGLSCGAMRNGTDVGEVREWAGCGMQLGLGSGNGTVAECGSVGVRVLEGGDADGEVNDNDEIGEMRFEKRVVDPCAFTGMS; encoded by the exons ATGAAATTCTTCTCCTTAGTCTTTTGGGCTGGGTCTTTCTCGAATGCCATCGTCTTTGCAGCGGGAAACAACTCGACTCGGTCGAGCTTTATACCTGAATGCATTTTGACCtcccacatcaccaccaaagtcGCAGGACG TTCACCCAAGAATGGCACACTGGAGACGGATAACAGATATGGAAAATTGTGGAAGGGCAAATACACGAAGGATGGGTTTCTCTCGAACCTGACCTCGGGTGTAGCTCCGACAATCCTCTGTTCGTCGATCGCAGACTTTGCCTCGTCATGTTCCTGTGTGAGCATCACGCGTGTGACAACCACTTCAACCATCCGATCGTCGACTGCCACCTTAATGATAACTCGAACGGTAAGCTCGAAAATATTGGGCAGCTCTTTAAACAATAGTAGCCGACTGCCAGTTACTTCAAAGACTCTCGCAGCACTCAAGTTGTCATCATCACTAGCAACAAGCTCGTCCCAAGAAACAGCCCGACCACAGACTCGATTAACCGGAGCAAGTCCAAACACGGAGAGAACTTCACCGACAGGCCGCTTTTTGAACACCACCGTCTCATCAACAAGTCCAAGCAAGAGTCCAGTGGTGTATGTGATGAACACCACGACTCTGATCACAGTAACCACCGCAGAAAAAGGCAGCATCTCAGCAGGTGGCTCTCTTTCACACATCAACCAGACGGGCCGctacctcaacaccaccactgcaTCCGCGAAGCCCTCGCAGGGCTTTCACCTCCCATTCTGGCGACTCAACATCACGGCCCTCGGCTTCTTTTCCcgcaccaacaccacctccctccaagCCCACAAGGTAGCTCTTCTCACTGGGACTGCCACTGGAACAGGCCTCTCCCACCTGTCAAACACCACCTCTTCTCGTCCCTTGtggctcaacaccaccaaagccaccTCCACAGCAGCACTGACCACCGGGACTCGACTCTTCACAGCCAACACGACCTTTACATttgccaacaccaccgtTCGCTGGGCCAACACAACCACAACGTCATCGATTCCGACCCCGACTGCAATCTTTCCGACCTCGTGCGGTGAATCCTCGGCGCCTTTCTCCTTGCAGATATCCTACCCTTCAACCCCATTCGACAACTGGTTCGTCCACCTGTCCGCCCGCGCTCTTTTGTTTGGTTCACGCAGCTCTCAAGCGAGCCGGTTTAGCATTGAAGCGGGTGGTTACCTTTGCGTTGTCGGGCTGGTGGATGAGACGGAGGAGCAAAGACCTTATGTGGCGGCTATTGGGGTAAAAGAAGGGCAAAGAGGCGAGATATGGATGGTGAGCAAAGAGATGTTGGATGTTTGGGGCGATGATTATGTTGCCTTGGGGTGTACACAAGATGGGGGACTGAGCTGTGGGGCGATGAGGAACGGGACTGAtgtgggtgaggtgagggaATGGGCTGGTTGCGGGATgcagctggggttggggagtggAAACGGAACTGTCGCTGAGTGTGGGAGTGTTGGGGTGCGCGTtcttgagggaggagatgctgACGGTGAAGTCAATGATAATGATGAGATCGGGGAGATGAGATTTGAAAAGAGGGTAGTTGATCCTTGCGCTTTTACAGGAATGAGTTAA
- the TWF1 gene encoding Twinfilin-1 (EggNog:ENOG503NXFR; COG:W), protein MQSGISASQELVSQFNEFLASESHFGLLVTIASEKLQPLQLLTSSPGAAFADNVNSLLKPHVKLNEALYVILRRYPSSPALVGVTYVPDTAPVRQKMLFASTERTLVRELGTEHFRETFFATSPDELTPAGFDKHDAHSAVEAPLTEEERSLGAVRKAEQEAGQGTGTREIHLSQNLATPIAENALDALRELGSGSGPSLVMLKINPQTESVELVPENSNPSSISELLQVISSTEPRFTFYRFIHTHNGEESSPLLFFYTCPASPGTKAIKFRMMYPLMKRAVLAAAEKEADLKPVKRFEVEEVDELSEATVLEELHPKVEVKKAFGRPKRPGR, encoded by the exons ATGCAGTCCGGCATCTCAGCTTCACAGGAGCTGGTCTCCCAGTTTAACGAATTTCTCGCCTCCGAATCCCACTTCGGCCTGCTCGTCACCATCGCGTCCGAGAAGCTCCAGCCGCTTCAACTCCTGACCTCGTCCCCTGGCGCCGCCTTCGCCGACAATGTCAATTCTCTCCTCAAGCCCCACGTAAAACTCAATGAAGCTCTCTACGTGATCCTTCGCCGCTATCCCTCCAGCCCGGCTCTGGTGGGGGTTACCTATGTTCCAGACACCGCTCCCGTTCGCCAAAAGATGTTGTTCGCCTCGACGGAGCGCACTCTGGTTCGGGAGCTGGGTACGGAGCATTTTCGGGAAACCTTTTTCGCGACCTCACCCGACGAGCTCACCCCGGCTGGCTTCGATAAACATGACGCCCACTCGGCCGTCGAGGCTCCTCTGacggaagaggagaggagtcTGGGCGCTGTCCGGAAGGCAGAGCAGGAAGCCGGTCAAGGCACGGGCACTCGCGAGATTCATCTCAGTCAAAATCTGGCTACGCCTATCGCCGAAAACGCGCTGGATGCGCTGAGGGAACTGGGAAGCGGGAGCGGGCCATCATTGGTTATGCTG AAAATTAACCCCCAGACCGAGTCCGTCGAACTTGTCCCCGAAAACTCGAACCCCTCTTCGATTTCGGAATTGCTGCAAGTAATCTCGTCTACTGAACCCAGGTTCACCTTTTACAGGTTTATTCATACCCACAACGGAGAAGAGAGCAGTCCTCTGCTGTTCTTCTACACATGCCCGGCCTCTCCAGGCACGAAAGCCATCAAATTCCGGATGATGTATCCGCTGATGAAGCGGGCtgtgttggctgctgctgagaaAGAGGCTGATTTGAAGCCCGTGAAGAGGTTCGAAGTCGAGGAAGTTGACGAACTTAGCGAGGCCACCGTGTTGGAAGAGCTGCACCCGAAGGTCGAGGTAAAGAAAGCCTTCGGCCGGCCCAAGAGGCCAGGTCGCTGa
- a CDS encoding uncharacterized protein (COG:S; EggNog:ENOG503PEV2): protein MKKGVYSAPASNNEQPNSIGGYGMDPISWDLPVKVDDPTGATATVTGTIEEAIAQMEARYSGRNATFPVPIPTTSAHISAAAAAGDPESFTCDVPFTKASNNQILDGIHYLWGMSGTAKNGPGPGNCGCVSCSWWAAIYWCNDDDHEQEVRWKQIGNGAYFLRQHGCVTDNDLRIKGQAF from the exons ATGAAAAAGGGCGTCTACAGCGCTCCAGCCTCCAATAACGAGCAGCCAAACAGTATTGGGGGCTACGGAATGGATCCCATCTCTTGGGACCTTCCTGTCAAAGTTGACGATCCTACCGGCGCTACCGCGACTGTCACCGGCACCATCGAGGAAGCGATTGCGCAAATGGAGGCGAGATATTCTGGGCGGAACGCAACCTTTCCAGTCCCAATCCCGACTACATCAGCCCACATTtcagcagccgccgccgccggggaCCCCGAGTCCTTCACGTGCGATGTCCCCTTTACCAAGGCCAGTAACAACCAGATTTTGGATGGGATTCACTACCTGTGGGGTATGTCAGGCACCGCAAAGAACGGACCGGGTCCTGGCAACTGTGGATGCGTCAGCTGCTCGTGGTGGGCAGCCATCTACTGGTGCAATGAT GATGATCACGAGCAGGAGGTGCGGTGGAAGCAGATTGGCAATGGCGCATACTTTCTGCGCCAGCATGGATGTGTCACGGATAACGACCTTCGTATCAAGGGACAAGCGTTCTAA
- a CDS encoding uncharacterized protein (EggNog:ENOG503PHV3): MSYGHIFMDTTGQYLFIRELGTGVSCRAQLVHHLPTGEYRVRKVLHRRVPISEDLPRNIGYTVDADIQAIIQFNNETAIVDLLQKSGERDQLKIAALYSHSTHVDEKKKKYSRVSYWSLSNGGDLDSFLADYQHHIPRPFILQFLSQMLTTLQHMYTACHDRLGPMVHNDFHTGNILLHYPSDARSPIPDFHLIDFGLATPLSPASIADDNDFLLPEPGNPPVWDIPRLLRVVDKLLVTWPEEYRAFLHSGGDPIGTAYRLLLDLDRRFQYILQEHRRYVYETKDFSQRLTLPDLRPVIEYVNNCRATLDPDGVETRDHPLCSQAYMRISDAKIAAPQTYSELETITNTRDLPGPWHIGYLDPGRNYQVLDLLAVGNKDTFHRPNEDNENSDTDSAWGDE, from the coding sequence ATGTCGTACGGCCATATCTTCATGGATACAACGGGGCAGTACCTCTTCATCCGCGAGCTTGGAACGGGCGTCTCCTGTCGAGCTCAATTAGTCCATCACTTGCCGACAGGCGAATATCGAGTCCGCAAAGTCCTCCATCGGCGTGTGCCGATTAGCGAGGATCTCCCTCGCAACATCGGATACACGGTAGACGCAGATATCCAAGCCATTATCCAATTCAACAACGAGACTGCCATCGTTGATCTTCTCCAAAAGAGCGGCGAGCGAGACCAACTCAAAATCGCCGCGCTCTATTCACACTCAACCCATGTcgatgaaaagaaaaaaaagtacTCGCGAGTGTCGTATTGGTCTCTCTCCAACGGTGGCGACCTCGATTCCTTCCTTGCGGACTATCAGCACCACATTCCGCGGCCTTTCATTCTTCAGTTTCTTAGCCAGatgctcaccaccctccagcaCATGTACACCGCCTGTCACGACCGTCTCGGCCCCATGGTTCACAACGACTTTCACACAGGTAACATCCTTCTTCACTACCCCAGCGATGCTCGAAGCCCCATCCCCGATTTCCACCTCATCGACTTCGGCCTTGCAACCCCGTTATCTCCGGCATCCATTGCCGATGACAATGACTTCCTGCTTCCGGAACCTGGCAACCCACCTGTCTGGGATATTCCTCGCCTGTTGAGAGTTGTTGACAAGCTACTTGTCACTTGGCCCGAAGAGTACCGAGCTTTCCTTCACTCGGGAGGAGATCCGATAGGTACTGCCTACAGGCTGCTCTTGGACCTGGACCGTCGGTTCCAGTATATACTACAAGAGCACCGAAGATATGTCTACGAGACGAAGGACTTTTCGCAACGACTAACCCTCCCCGACCTGCGACCTGTCATCGAGTATGTCAACAACTGTCGAGCGACTCTTGACCCCGACGGGGTAGAGACAAGAGACCATCCTCTCTGCAGCCAAGCATACATGAGAATATCTGATGCCAAGATCGCGGCACCACAGACCTACAGCGAACTGGAGACAATCACCAATACCAGAGACTTGCCTGGACCATGGCACATTGGTTATCTTGACCCAGGGCGAAACTATCAAGTGCTTGATCTTCTGGCTGTCGGCAACAAAGACACTTTCCACCGTCCAAATGAAGACAACGAGAACAGTGACACTGACTCAGCGTGGGGAGATGAGTAG
- a CDS encoding uncharacterized protein (EggNog:ENOG503NZ1K; COG:S) translates to MAESQELSMDLPVIDLDVFLHNPRDSVEVQAECVKAANALITYGALVLHDSRVSEDDNTIFLDLLEDYFAQPEEDLKKDERPELSYQIGVTLENTEKPKCAVDEPCLNVIERLAPSERPLDIKGHEPDPKCRFFWRMVEAPPYETQFPGLNADNITPDAPHIKERWGPVMNQWGTSMKNAVEGLTQMAAVGLGLPAETFKDAGRYGPHLLAPTASDLQKYGKVNTILAGFHTDLNFLTIHGRSRYPGLHIWARNTGKKIPVKIPQGNYLLVQAGKQLEHITGGLIKAGFHEVVVNESTVKVINDRKEKFPNRPLVRISSTFFWHLSSDYDLVPIPELKQKAKEVRAAQFNLGKDEGEEVEYPALKVGEQVSNELRHIALMAK, encoded by the exons ATGGCCGAATCTCAGGAGCTGTCCATGGACCTCCCCGTTATTGACCTCGACGTCTTCCTTCACAACCCCCGTGACTCTGTTGAAGTGCAGGCAGAATGCGTCAAAGCCGCCAACGCTCTCATCACCTACGGCGCACTGGTGCTCCACGATTCGCGCGTGTCTGAGGATGACAACACCATTTTCCTTGACCTCCTGGAAGATTACTTCGCCCAACCAGAAGAAGATCTCAAGAAGGATGAGCGCCCAGAGCTCAGCTACCAGATTGGTGTCACGCTCGAGAACACCGAAAAGCCCAAGTGCGCCGTCGATGAGCCATGCCTGAACGTGATCGAGAGACTCGCCCCTTCAGAGCGCCCCTTGGATATCAAGGGCCACGAACCCGACCCAAAGTGCAGATTCTTCTGGAGAATGGTCGAGGCCCCTCCATATGAGACTCAGTTCCCAGGCTTGAACGCCGACAACATCACTCCTGATGCGCCCCATATCAAGGAGAGATGGGGACCAGTCATGAACCAGTGGGGAACATCCATGAAGAATGC CGTGGAAGGCCTCACCCAGATGGCCGccgttggccttggcctcccAGCCGAGACCTTCAAAGATGCTGGCCGCTACGGCCCTCATCTCCTGGCCCCTACTGCCTCTGATCTCCAAAAGTATGGCAAGGTCAACACGATCCTCGCCGGCTTCCACACCGATCTTAACTTTCTCACCATCCACGGTCGCTCCCGCTATCCCGGCCTCCACATCTGGGCTCGCAACACAGGAAAAAAGATCCCAGTCAAGATCCCGCAGGGCAACTACTTGCTGGTCCAAGCCGGTAAGCAGCTCGAGCACATCACCGGTGGCCTTATCAAGGCTGGCTTCCACGAGGTCGTGGTCAACGAGAGCACCGTCAAGGTAATCAACGATCGCAAGGAGAAATTCCCCAACAGGCCACTCGTGAGAATCAGCAGCACCTTCTTCTGGCACTTGTCCAGCGATTACGACTTGGTGCCCATCCCCGAGCTGAAgcaaaaggccaaggaggtCCGAGCTGCCCAGTTCAACTTGGGCAAGgatgagggcgaggaggtcgagtACCCTGCTCTCAAGGTCGGAGAGCAGGTGTCCAATGAGCTGAGGCACATTGCGCTCATGGCGAAATAA
- a CDS encoding uncharacterized protein (COG:O; EggNog:ENOG503Q48I) — MIFLTKLEYYQGILFLTTNRFSAIDHNFQSRVDWFLPYYDLDSTQRRQVWLNFLKHFGAEKFVVGESDLDRLEIKNLCKTALMLSGRDNNGVVKADRLLMLAQKRTAALQLLGQKGDANMEGR, encoded by the exons ATGA TCTTCCTCACCAAGCTCGAATACTATCAAGGCATCCTGTTCTTGACCACCAACCGCTTCTCTGCCATCGACCACAACTTCCAGTCCCGTGTTGACTGGTTCTTGCCTTACTACGACCTCGACTCCACGCAGCGCCGGCAGGTTTGGCTCAACTTCTTAAAACACTTTGGAGCTGAGAAGTTTGTGGTTGGCGAAAGCGACCTGGACCGTCT AGAGATCAAGAACTTGTGCAAGACTGCGTTGATGCTGAGCGGAAGGGATAACAATGGAGTTGTGAAGGCGGACAGGTTGCTCATGCTTGCTCAGAAGCGGACTGCCGCACTTCAGCTGCTGGGTCAGAAGGGGGATGCGAACATGGAGGGCAGATGA